The Chitinophaga sp. H8 region AGGTTGTGCGCTCATCGTTTCACCCCTTATTGCCTTAATGAAAAATCAGGTAGACCTGATCCGTTCCTACAGCAGTAAGGATAATGTAGCCCACTTTTTGAATTCTACCCTCACAAAGGCGCAAACTAAAAAAGTGCGTGCGGATCTGCTTGCCGGTAAAACCAAGCTACTCTACGTAGCTCCGGAAACACTGACCAAGCAGGAAAATCTGGACTTTTTCCGGGACCTGCAAATCTCATTCATCGCGGTGGATGAAGCACACTGTATTTCCGAATGGGGACATGATTTCCGGCCGGAATACCGCCGTTTAAAGGAAATGATAGAGCAGATCGCCGATAACCTGCCTATTATTGCCCTCACGGCTACTGCTACGCCCAAAGTACAGAGCGATATCGTCAAAAACCTGGGCCTCAGGAATGCGGAGATCTTTATTTCGTCTTTTAACCGCCCCAACCTGTATTATGAAATAAGGCCCAAGCGTAAAAAAGACCAGATCATCAAGGAAATCGTAAAGTTCATCCACCAGCATAAAGGGAAAAGCGGTATTATTTACACGCTGAACCGTAAAACCACCGAAGAACTGGCGGATATGCTGATGGCCAACAATATTAAAGCAGTGGCTTACCACGCCGGACTGGACCCCGCTACCCGCGCCCAACGCCAGGATATGTTCCTCCTGGAAGACGTGGAAGTAATTGTGGCTACCATCGCTTTCGGGATGGGTATTGACAAACCGGATGTACGCTTTGTTATCCATTACAACATCCCTAAAAGCCTGGAAAACTACTATCAGGAAACTGGCCGCGCAGGCCGGGATGGTCTGGAAGGCAACTGTATCTGCTTCTATTCCTATAAGGATGTACAAAAACTGGAACACCTCATGCGCGACAAACCACTCAGTGAACGCGAAATGGGGGCCCAGCTGATCAATGAAACCGTGGCGTATGCCGAAAGCTCCGTATGCCGCCGCAAAGTTATCCTGCACTACTTCGGGGAAAAATTCGAAACCGAAAACTGTGGACAATGCGATAACTGCCGCAATCCTAAAGAAAAAATAGAGGTTAAGAACCGGGTAGCGATCGTACTAAAAGGCATTAAAGCCCTGGAAGAACGGTTTGGTGCAGAATACCTGATCAACGTTATCACCGGGAAAACAAACCCTCAGATAGCTACCTTCCGGCACGACCAACTGGACATTTTTGGCCAGGGTAAAGAATTTGATGCCCATTTCTGGAACTCCCTGATCCGGCAAATGATGCTGGAAGGACTGATAGAAAAAGATATTGAAGAATATGGCTTGCTGAAAATCACTGATAAAGGTGCCAAATTCCTCAAAAAACCTTACGCTGTCTTTGTATCTCTCAACCACCAGTTTGAAAAAGACGGTGCTGCAGATGATGAAGAAGAAATAGCTGCTGAAGCACAGATTTCTGCCGACCCGGCATTGTTTGAAATGCTGATGGAACTACGCAAAAAGGTGGCCAAGGAAAAGAACCTCCCTCCATTTGTCATCTTCCTCGAAAACTCCATTGAGGATATGGCTACCCAATACCCTACTACGGTACAGGAACTGGAAAAAATACAGGGAGTGAGCAAAGGCAAAGCCATCCGCTATGGTAAACAATTCCTGGCGGTGATTGCCAAATACGTGGAAGAAAACGACATCGTAAAGCCAGACGACTTTGTCATGAAGAGTGTGGTGAATAAAAGCGGCCTGAAAGTCTTTATTATCCAGAACATCGATAAAAAAATGCCGCTGGAAACCATCGCTAAAAACAAAGAACTCACCATCCAAAAGCTGCTGGATGAAATGGAAACCATCGTGGCCAGTGGTACCAAATTAAATCTGGACTATTGTATTGATGAAGAACTGGATGATTATGCACAGGATGAAATTATAGAATACTTTAAGGGTTGTGAAACCTCCAGCCTGGCGCTTGCCAAGGAAGAACTGGCGGATGGCGACTATACCCTCGACCAGTTGAAATTGATGCGTATCAAGTTCCTGGTGGAGTATGGTAACTAAAAAACAGCTCACAGGGCTGATTAAAAAGCCTCCTTCCGGAGGAAAAGGTAACCCATAAGCATTACCTTTTACACTTTTTAATCAGCCCTTTTTAAGGACGTGTCTAAGCACTTATTGATCCTTCCTGGCTAAAGACGCCCAAACAGTATGACCTCAGAAAATGTATAATTTTAAAAAAGGCGACAATAAAATTTTGTAATTTCAAACTTTATCTTACTTTTGCAATCCCTTCACAAAAGGGCGCGCCTTCCGAAGCGCTGAAATAAAAAAGAAAATGGTGCGGTAGCTCAGTCGGTAGAGCAAAGGACTGAAAATCCTTGTGTCGCCGGTTCGATCCCGGCCCACACCACCAGAAAAGAGACTACTGCATAGTAGTCTCTTTTTTTATGCATATCATTAACAGGAAGACGAGTCGCCCTATGCTTGAAGCATGGTTAAAGCATGGTTAAAGCATAGATAGAGTATGAAGAGTGCATAAAAGGCGATGAACATACGCTGGCCCCGTTAAGAATTTTAGTGATATTTTTGTTCCTGCTTAATGTACAGACCATATGCAACCGGAAAACAGGAATCAAAAAATAAGCCGACTGGCAGCCAAAACAGCAATCAAGGTTTTTATTATCGTACTGGTATTTGGAGTACTGCCATTCATCTCCGGCAACCAGGCATGGGAAACCAAAATGGAACAATCCCACCTCGTAATCCCTAATAAATGGAGCTTCGTCTTTCCAGGACTATTATTTGTAGGATTTCTTATTTTAATGATCACCTGCCTTAAACAAAAATTCAAATGGCCGGAATATAACTGGCTCTTTGTATTGAATACCCTTATCCTCGTAATTTACCTGGTACTGCTCTATATGCGCTTGTTTAAACCACTGATGGCCTGAATATA contains the following coding sequences:
- the recQ gene encoding DNA helicase RecQ, translating into MAVVKVSLLDALHEHFGFDSFKGNQEIIIKSILAGKDTFVIMPTGGGKSLCYQLPALMSPGCALIVSPLIALMKNQVDLIRSYSSKDNVAHFLNSTLTKAQTKKVRADLLAGKTKLLYVAPETLTKQENLDFFRDLQISFIAVDEAHCISEWGHDFRPEYRRLKEMIEQIADNLPIIALTATATPKVQSDIVKNLGLRNAEIFISSFNRPNLYYEIRPKRKKDQIIKEIVKFIHQHKGKSGIIYTLNRKTTEELADMLMANNIKAVAYHAGLDPATRAQRQDMFLLEDVEVIVATIAFGMGIDKPDVRFVIHYNIPKSLENYYQETGRAGRDGLEGNCICFYSYKDVQKLEHLMRDKPLSEREMGAQLINETVAYAESSVCRRKVILHYFGEKFETENCGQCDNCRNPKEKIEVKNRVAIVLKGIKALEERFGAEYLINVITGKTNPQIATFRHDQLDIFGQGKEFDAHFWNSLIRQMMLEGLIEKDIEEYGLLKITDKGAKFLKKPYAVFVSLNHQFEKDGAADDEEEIAAEAQISADPALFEMLMELRKKVAKEKNLPPFVIFLENSIEDMATQYPTTVQELEKIQGVSKGKAIRYGKQFLAVIAKYVEENDIVKPDDFVMKSVVNKSGLKVFIIQNIDKKMPLETIAKNKELTIQKLLDEMETIVASGTKLNLDYCIDEELDDYAQDEIIEYFKGCETSSLALAKEELADGDYTLDQLKLMRIKFLVEYGN